The genomic stretch GGATTCTCCTTGTGATAATCACTGGGATGCAGTTGTTCGCATTCTTCAGTATATAAAGTCAGCTCCAGGCAAAGGATTACTATTCGAGGATCGAGACCACGAGCAGATTGTTGGGTACACAGATGCTAATTGGgctggatcaccttctgatagacgttctacgtctggatattgtgttctAGTAGGAGGCAATTTGGTctcttggaagagcaagaaacataATGTAGTTGCTCGATCTAGCGCCCAAAGCCAAATATCGGGCCATGGCTATGGCAATGCGTGAGCTAGTTTGGGTCAAGCAGTTGATCAAGGAGTTGAAGTTCAGAGAAATCAACAAGATGGAACTGGTGTGTGATAATCAAGttgctcttcatattgcgtcaaatctGATGTTCCATGAGAGGACTAAACATATTGAGATCGACTGTCACTTTGTCAAAGAAAAGATCCTCTCAGGAGATATTGTTACAAAATTTGTGAAGTCGATGACCAGAttgcagatattttcactaagtctCTTACTGGTTTTCGTATTAGTTGCATCTGTAACAAGCTTAGTATATATGATTTATAAGCACCGGCTTGAGGGGAAGTGTTAAATAGTTAGTCATCTATAGTGTCCCACGTCGGGAAGTAGATGCCTATTATCATGTAATCATTGTATATAAATAGGGCGTTGTACAACACTTTAGATAAGCAATAATATTTTCTTCCGTGCTTTCTCACACAAATGATCTCAATCTCTCATTTCAGAGAAATAACTCACTCATGAGGTTGATGAGGTAATCCAAGTGTAAGACGCAAGGCTTCTGCGTTGAAACAAGCTCACTTTTCTCAATTTGAAGTCATAAAGCGTCTATATCTGGCTTAATTAATTGCTTCTTGGAGGAAAAGGCACTACTGGTTTTAGTGAAGGCAGCGAATAAGTTTTGCTTACTCCCTGACAAACTAAGCGTCAATACTTTTGAGGTACAGCATTTTCACCTGTTTCATTCTCAATTCATGCATTACAGAAAGTAATTGCCACTAAAATTCTTAACACAGAAGCTAAGAAGACACCAAACAGCACTTTCAAAGTTCCATGCTATGCTTCAACCACAAATGTAGGCTGAACATTCATATCAGCAACAGGATTTACATACAAGCGAACAAATATTCAGCAGAGGATAACAGAAAACCAATAGGATACTATATTACTCTGGTGTGATAACATACAATCTGATACAACTGCGTACATTCTATCACGTGGATAAAAAGAAATACAACAGAAGAACGAAATAGTTCCCTGCCGTGTCCCTTAAAACTTTAGTGCGACGACATAGAATCTGATACGACTGCATACATGCTCTCATGAGGAACATAAAGAATACAACAGAGGAATGGAAACGATTCCCCAGACCCCATCCCCTTTTCCATTTCATCACTTGATCTATGGGCTACAACGTTGCAATGGAAATCTATCTTTCCCTAACTCTACCATGCACCTACCTTTCAATAAACAAAACTGGGGGACTCTGCATGGCCAGCTCATTTGTGTCTTCTTTTGGATTCTCCATAAGCAACGACCCCCATGACGGTCATTGCATAGCCCGCAATGCCAATAAAAGTTACAGGATTGCGGAAGAGAAGTATCGAGATAACAACAGCCACAGCACCTTTGGCATTCCCTAGGACCTACAAATATCCACAGAGAATAAAGATGTTCAAAATAGGTTAAAGCAAAATGTACTAAACAGTAAACAGAGAAGCCTAATTATGACAACAAAAGGGGGAAAAACGGGAACGAGGCAAGAGAAGGAGAGTGCAAACCTGGAGTGTCAATGCACTGGTGTGCTTAGTTACCAAAAAGTTCAACAAGTTGGCCGCATATGCCAttgcagaattgatcaaaacaagtAGGACCAGGTATCTCTGTGTTGCCGCAAGCGTAATAGTGACATCTATCACATTGGGCTCCATTACTAGTGTCGCAGGCAATAAGACTAAAACAGCAATTGGTGACATGTAAAGTAGCAGATTCATGGAGTTCAACTTTTCCCTAAAAAATAACAGGAGGTTACAAAATGTGAAGCAGCAGATCCATGGAGTTTCAACTTACCCCTAAAAACTATCAGCAGGCTATAAACGAGGTCACAAAAGAAAACTAGAGCAGGCTATCAGCAAAGCAAATGAATAAGATATAATCTACCAAAGAGACAAGGCTAAATATAATAATAACATACTAGAGGAATGACCTTTGAAGTGTTGAAGATGAAAATTAACCACAACCTTCGATTGCATGGAAATACCAAAAGCTGTTTTCATTCCAATATTTGACAAGTTGCAGATTGACGATTGAACAACTTGGAAACTCAGACAAGCTAAACAGCAGAAATTGGACAAATGAAGCAACTAGAATTCTAGAAATTGTTAAGCTGCTGGATTAGTTCCACACTCCTATAATGAATGATGGGGTTGGGAAAATGGTCAAAATTATATCCGCTTGATTTAGGACATTGCCCAGTTTTTTGAATTAAAGCTACGTATTAAAAAAAAGTATAAAAAAGCACAATAAACCAACAAGATAATTGTAGTAAAAAGAATATTTTGGTTGACCCTCCTATCATTTGATGTCCGCTCGTTCCCCAATTTCAATTCCCAATGAACAAAATTATCTTGACATATAATTTGTTTCTAGTTATaatgttattatattattataaatGGGATATAGGAGTaatatatattcatatattttattttatttttggatatATCAGTTTCATTTATATGACTGTGCCAACTTCATAAAGAGTATGCACGTATTAACATTAATCTTCAAAATGTCCAACCATCTTAACAGAACACGGTATCCTCGTTTTATAACAAAAGTGAAAATGCAACAACAAAGGACTTTTGACTATCTATAGTGGTCTTCCAACTCCTTCAAGTTTTCTACTATTCATTTCCCTCCAAATCATCCAAAATGCGAAAAGAGGAGCTACCTTTCATATCTTTTTCTTCCTGGCATCCATCTTTCTCACCCTTCAACTTGCTATAGCTTCCATCATTGTTCTAGGAGGTAACCAGATTATATCAAAGAAAGAATGTCCTAACAAGTAACAACCATAACTCTATTGCAAAGCTGCAATGTAGAAAACAGTGGTCCACACTCCTTTAGCACCAGCTTCAAGCACTGAGAGCCATGATCTCGGCTTATCAACTTCGCTTATGTTTGTGATAATAACCTGCCAGCTACTGGATTGACACTCATTTCTGTCCTTTATTATTTGTTCTCCTTGCTTGGCTCGTACTGATGGACCTGTCAGGGATTTCTCAACTCGTCGATGTCCATGATAAGGCCCGATAATCTTGCACAATTTGAGAATTATTGATATTCAAATTGTCGTGTATTCTCTCCAACTGATTTGTCGTGTATTCTCTCCAACTGATTTGTGCTGTTCCTCAAGCCAATCAAACTCTCTGTGTTCATTTGGCGACTTCAAAACTTGGCACCTTCTCTGTGGCGCAGTCTCTTCACCGGTTTGAAGTCAAAGTATATTGCACTTATGCACTCCTACCACATATAATTTACTCTCTGTGTTACTGGAAATCATAGTGGCTAGGTTCAGAAGCAAATTGATACCCCTTTTCAGGGACAGCCCTAGTTCTATAGCATACTTTGCATTCTGCAACCTACCACAAGCTTAACTCTCGACATGTCGATTAAACGGAACAGTACTAACGACCATCAGGATGATCGTGTAGCAAGAAGGCCTCACAAATCCACTGTCACCCTAGTAAGAGACAAACTACCTTTGGAGGAAAGCGGAATAATAGTAGTGTATGTCCTAAATTTGACACCTTTAAACCTGGCAAAACTTTCCATACTTGAGCTGCCCACTTGCAATAGCTTCCATTGATCTATTTGCTGATCATAGTGGCCCAATAAACATGTATTCAGGAAGCCTTTTCTCTTCGTTGTTTCACTAATGGATACACGGGGACTTGTTTCATCAACAGTCATTGCTGGGGGAGATTAATGGCCAACCTGCTACCTCCTTATAGGACTTTAAAATGGAAGCCATTTTGCTAGACTTTTTACAAGCTTTGCAAACAAAAGTTCCTTATTATCCCTCCACAACGCCATATAATCCAGGGAAATGACTTATCGAACAAAGTCAAGAAGTTTTATTGCCATTGCTGTCAAGCTGTTTTTCACAATGCGAATGTCCCAAGGCAAAGCACCAAGAAGTGCACAGCAAATTTGCcccaaaaatacacaaaaatgtGTAGTTCTGGAGTGAGAGTTCACATAGACCCAAAAATATACAAAAAGGAAATAGTTGCATTTATTTCCATAAACTGACTAATataaggataaagaaaagaacCAACAACAATTATAACACTACTTAAAACTTAAACAGATGGCTGGAAGCAGGAAAAACTAACCCTTCATTGGAAAGAAGGACGCCTTGAAGAACAGACTTAAAGGCTCTAGCAGCAGTTGCACTTATGCACATGATAAATCCATACAGGTGGAAGCTTGGTTCACCCTGCCAGCAATTAAGATACTTATCAGACAACAAGTCAAATCAAGTAAATAAGCCACTGGAAAGAGGATTGAGATGTCAACTAGTTGAAACGTTTTATAAATCAAGATGTTATCATTCTTTTCTTACTATGGTGTAACTGATATCAACATTGAACAGATCAAGACTAATGATTTAGGAAGACTAACTATCTTAGATAGAGGTAATTCCTGCTAGTGCACAGCCATAAGCCATTACGCTGATATCATTCACTTACTCCCAACTGGGAATACTTTGGACCAATAGCTGTTCAAATTATATCTGCAACTTCAGTTAGCTAATTAAGCTTACTCTCCATTAACTAATTTGCATCTACAGAAGAGGGATATTTAATCTTTTACAATCAGAAGGTAATTTCCCCAAAGcacatatttttttatataaaccTATCTTCCATATTTCTCTCCTCAAAAAGTACTTTATATCAAATGTATTAGAAGAGGATATAACTTGGAACTTGACATATTTGGCGCTAATCAGAATATTGAATGACAAGGTATTAAGGTGGTAATTTTTTCATTAATTTTCAATAAGGTAAGAAACCTATATATTACCTTGTTTTTTCACAGGATAGACCTAATATTTTAGCTCCACTCGCGTGCTTACCTACTTAGAAACTTGAAATAGTTAATCATCACTTTCTAATTTAATTTAGAACTTAAATTCTCGCTAGCAGACTTTGGATCTCCCAGTTTATTAAGTCTATTAATCATAAAATGGTGACTACATTGCAAGTCAATCTCAATAAGTCCCACAAAGACTGGGAGCATAATATAAGGTGTAGGGATCTCTTAATGGTGTGAGGCCTTTTGGGGAAAACCGTGCGAGCTGGCCCATCTCTTAATGGTGTGAGGCCTTTTGGGGGAAACCGTGCGAGCTGGCCCAAAGCGAACAATATCACACCATGTTAGGAGTATCTTTGGGTTGGTTGAACCCAACAACATAATTGCTTGCATTCTACAGCTAAAAACAAAGATACTAACACAACTAGTACTATCAAATAAGAATTTGCATATTGTATGAAGGGAATACACAAAATTCTCAGATCTGATCTTAAGCTGTAAGATTCACACTTTAAAAGAAAACCTTCAAAAATCCTCCAATTTAGTACTTAGCAAGTATAGATCCACTagagtttttaaaataaaataaaaaaaatcccaaAAAGGTTCAAAAAACaagaaacacaacaacaaaaaaacacaaagttaagcaaatttaaaattgatccaaaaagaaaagattttGAACATACCCCACTAGCAATGACAACACCACCAACCACAGGCACAAGGCAGCCATAAGTAATCCAAGATTCCTTCTTATGTGTAATCAAATAAGCAAATAAAGCTGTGAAAAACGGCGTCGTTGCGCCCACAGCCTGATTAAAGGATACAGCCAGGTACCTAAGAGAAATATTACCACCGACAACAGACCCACAAAAGACAATGCTGAGAGTAGCAATTCTGAAAAACTGAGATCTTGATTTGATTCTTTGAAAAGGAACAATCTTTAAGAAAATAATGGACACGTAGCTTAAGACAGCACAAGCTGACATGTGACACATTGTTAAGAATATAGGGAAAGAAAATCCATAGTTTGAGAGTAATAATTTGTTAAGGAGAAGGACTCCAATGTTTGAGGAGTACCAGAAGATGATTAGTGAGGCAATGAAAAGAGTTTGTTTTTCTGATTGTGCTGCTGACATTGTTTTTGTTCAGTGTGTAtgtgtgttttggtgttgttggCTTTGTAAGGGAAGGTTTCATTGATGTGCTTTCCTCAGGTTGAGGAAATGTTTTACTAGTAATCTGAAGGGTGATTTTTGATTTTGtatatagtgtgtgtgtgtgtttttgggAACGTTTGTAGGGAAATGTGCAGGTGGAGGAAAGAGAATATATGATTTGTGTGCGACTGGACGTGTGTCTTTGTGTCTCTCGGACCGCTTCGATGCTGATCTACGAACCCTTTAGATAATGACCGTAACATATGCTAAGATAAATAAATATGCAAATCTATTATGTTTTCGTTTTATTTATCTTAGTTTTATATATATGTTTATCTgtaaaacggtacagttgaatttatatacgtcgtttatagacaagtgaattgATTTGattccaaaataataaataaattaaacaagATGTAAAACTTAGCATTGAAACCGAGATAAGACAGCAAAAATCCTGGTTCCGAGAGCAGAGCTTCCGAATGCAGTAGTAACAATATTACTAAGCAAGAAGATCAAATATTATTGAGCTTTGAATAGAATATAGTATATGCTTGTCAGAAAAATCGTGTCCCTTATAACGGTTGTTGAGCCCTCTATTTATAATtgtacctagggaacaaggtcctagaaTTGACGAGGCCAATGTCTATAGGATTTCCCTGCTTGTGCtttgtcaaattctagtatagtttatgatatcgtcccacgGAGATTGGAACATCTATGTTAAATACTATTATTATAGcacaatataaaatataaatagaaaGTTCCAAACCAAGACTGTATTAAAACTGAGAtagtattataatatatatatcaagcttcatcaactatcccaacaaaaaaaaaaaaaaaagattactccattatgaagTAAGAAAAAGAACCTAGTTTAGAAATACGAAGAATTGGTGCAAAGATATTATTTTTCACAAAAGGATAACTACTAGGACTTAGGAATATTAAAGACAAAATAGAGACCAAGAATAGTTCTTCTCTGCTCAAGACTCGATGTCTTCTTTCCAACATTCACTCTCTATTTATAGAGTTTTTTTTTTCCTAAGATTCTTCATAGTTGCAATTATGGGAATTGTAGTTGCAACTATGGccttatcaatttcttcctttTGCGGAGAAAGACTATAGTTTCAACTATAGTTCTCTAGTTGCAACTATGTGATTTCCTTCATGATTCTCCATTGTTATCGTCGCAACTATGGTGTTTTAGTCCATTTGCTTCTTCATTCCCAGTAGACTACTCAATTCCcacttttttgtttcttttcttcgATTTTCATATGCTCTTTCATTTGCGAAATATGTTAGAAAATATGGGAGAATATGATATATTTattcatgttttatttaaaatatttaatatttacatataaaaatatataaataaattacATCCATCAAATTCCCCCACACTTGAatctttgctcgtcctcgaggaaAAGCATTTCTAttgataatttttttttgtgtaaCATTTTCTTCAAAACGTTTGGTCTTTGTAGGATAGAAAATTTATTCAAAATAACTTCTTTCATCATGCCAAATGATTAATCTTTTAACCTTCACCAAATCTTTTACCTTGCCTCTGATTTTacttttgaaaaaacaaaatttGCATTTTTTTCCTCTTGAATATTTCGGAATTGATAACTTTATGATCACAAGTCTTGAATATCACAATTGTTCGTTTATAGGCTGCTCTTCATGTTAATCTCCACTAATGTAGATTCAACACGTATTTTTGAAATCTATTTAGGGCTTTTTCTTGGCTTATAATGTCAGGCTTCAGGCTGACAGGATAAAGATATTTTTGTAGTGACTTTTCTTCTTCCAGCTTGGAGCAAATGTTCCTTGGTACTAATTAttccattttttgttttttgtataTATGCTTTCATCAATATAAAGAGATATAATAATATACACACACTTATATATTATATCTCTCTCttgttcctttttttcttttctgtttcgtGCCTTGCacaatctttcttttctttttctaacaaACATTACTTATCATGGCTGGAAGAAGTAATAACTATAATAGTAATATacatctcttttttctttttctttttttcttgggggggggggggagggtgttatAGACCATggtgtttttttaaaaaaaataggatAAAGACTCAAATATAGGTTCTAggaggtaaaaaaaaaaattcttggaGAGAATAAACTAAAAGAGGCTAAAAGGTCtatcaaagaaagcctaatttCATCTTTCAAGAATCAGTGTCATCCATTATTTCGCCTCGAAGAACATTTAGAGCAAGTTCTAGAAAAATTATTGAGTATACCTTCTTGTAATAATAATTTTTCTCAATTCCTTTGATCTCGGGAGTTGGAGATGCTAGTTTTTGCCTTCACAAAATTAAAGTCATAGGCATGGAATtgatatgataatgaaaaaaagaCTTAATATTTGAGCACAGTAGAAAGAATTTATTTTACTAATTAAAAACCTACAACGACACAATCATTTAAGAAGAAAAAATTTATCATAACATTATagaaaaaaagtatatatatatatatatatatatatatatatatatatatatatatatatatatatatatatacatgaagtactaaagaaatttttgaaaaaataaattaaaaatcttTTTAGCGTTAAAATTTATAGTCATAGAAGAAagtttgaaagaaattgtgaCCACACATATTCTATGTGTAATAGACTGGACTAGCTTTTAGACCTTATCATTCATGGGGTCCAGGTTTTGATATAAACCAGAAAATTTACCTGAGCCAATAATTAATTTACACAATTAGATGGTTAACCAACCAGTAACTTAGGCATACCGACCACCATGGAATTACTCTTATATAGATGGCTCTATTTTTGTTGAGGCCTGCATGAGATGTCCTGGTTGTACAATAATCTGGATATTAACCAGATCAATTGGTTAAGCATATATTCATACAAATTATATTGGGCTTATGAGGCTCCATTGCTTCACCCTCAATGGCTACGGGTAAAGAAATTGTAGTTCTGAATTTAATGTCGTCAGTTCGACTTATTAACAGTGGAATATATTAGGCTATCAAGGTTATTGATGGTTGTTGCTCAAAATGGCCTCCAAAATACAACTTTAACTTGTGACCATTTACCTTAAATTTGTCTCCTCCATTGATCTGTTGAATTTTAATTGCCCCATATGGAGTAACATCTATAACATTATAAGGACTTGTCCACCTGGATTTTAATTTCCCTGGAAATAGCCTCAGCCTGCTATTATAAAGAAGTACTTGATCTTCAATTTTGAAACTTTTTTGTTGGATCAAATTGTCAtgccatatttttgttttttctttgaatattctggcattttcataagctTCCAACCTCAGTTCTTCCAATTCATTAACCTGAAAAAATCTTTTTTTACCAGCAGAGGTTAATTCAAAGTTTAATGCTTTCAGTGCCCAAAAAGCTTTGTGTTCTAATTCAACTGGCAAATGGCAAGCCTTTCCAAATACTAATTTATATGGAGATGTTCCAATTGACGTTTTGAACGCCGTTCGGTATGCTCATAATACATCATCTAATTTTAAAGATCAGTCTTTTCTTGAAATTCCAACCATCTTTTCAAGAATTCTTTTTAACTCGTGATTGGAAACTTCAACTTGCCCCTGTGTATGAGCATGATATGGTGTTCCAGTTTTATGAGTCACACCATATTTTGATAGCAAGACAGAAAATTGCCTATTCACGAAATGAGTTCCTTGATCACTAATGATGACTCAAGGTGTGCCAAATctagtaaaaatatattttctaagAAAATTACACACTGTATGAGCATCATTCTTCCTTGTGGAGATGGCTTCAACCCATCTTGATACATAATCCACAGCCACAAAGGTATATTCAAATGAatgagaagaaggaaaaggacccatgaaatctaGTCCCTaaacatcaaatatttcacataccTTTATTGATTGTAACGACATCTCATCTTTCTTAGTGATATTACTTGTTTTCTGACACCTGTTACATTGTGCAACATATGCTCGGGCATCTTTAAAGAGTGTTGGCCAGAATTATCCAGCCTCCAATAATTTAAATGTCGTACGGTTTGTAGCATAATGACCTCCAATTGCTCCATCATGACAGTGATACAAAATTTTGGTCATCTCTTCTTCGGGTACACACCTCTTAATGATATTATCTGCACAAATTTTGAACAAGTAAGGTTCATTCCACAAATAATACTTAGCATCAGAAATAAGCTTTTTTCTCTGCTGGTAAGAGAAATCTTGGGGTGTCCATCTTCCAACCAACTAGTTAGCAATATCTGCGAACCAGGGTGGTTGAGTCACAACAGAGTCAACTGAAAAAATGTGTTCATCAGGAAATTCTTCTTTTATCTCGCTGAACTCAAGGGGAGGGTCTTCTAGTCTAGACAAATGGTCAGCTACCTGATTCTCTGTTCCTTTTTTGTCTTTTATCTCAAGGTCAAATTCTTGCAGAAGTAAAATCCATCTTAACAATCTAGGTCGAGCATCTTTTTTGGCTAAGAGGTATTTTAAAGCTGCATGGTCAGTAAAAACAGTCACCTTTGttcctatcaaataagaacaaaaTTTATCAAATGCAAATACTACTGCCAGTAACTCTTTTTCTATTGTGGCATAATTCAGTTGAGCCTCACTTAgtgttctactagcatagtaaatAGGACGAAAAATCTTATCCTTTCTTTGGCCTAGAACAGCTCTAACTGTCGTATCACTAGCATCCACATAACCTCAAAAGGTTGACTCCAATCAGGGGACACAACTATGGGGGCAGTTGATAATTTCTCCTTAAGGGTGTTAAAAGCTATCATACAATCACCTGAAAAATCAAACTTAACATCTTTCATCAAGAGGTTAGTCAGaggttttgaaatttttgaaaaatcctttatgaaccgtCTATAAAAACCTGCATGACCTAGAAAGTTTCTAATGCCTTTAACAGTTGTGGGAGGGAGTAATCCTGCTATAAGATTAATTTAGCCTTATCAATTTCTATCCCATTAGCAGTGATTTTATGTCCTAAAATAATTCCCTCTGTAatcataaaatgatatttttccCAATTCAGAATCAAGTTTGTCTCTTCATATCTCTTAAGAACTAAAGCCAAGTGGTAAAGACAATCTTCAAATGTTTTGCCAAAGAGTGtgaaatcatccataaaaatttcaagaaattttTCAGTCATGTCAGAAAAAATTGCTGACATGCAAcgctgaaatgtagcaggggcgttgcacagaccaaatggcattctccTGTATGCATATGTTCCATGAGGACATGTGAAAGTTGTCTTATCCTGATCTTCAAGTGCAATTGGTATTTGGTTATACCCTGAATAGCCATCAAGAAAACAGTAAAAACCATATCCTACAATTCTTTCtaacatttgatcaataaatAGTAAAgaaaaatgatcttttctagtagCATCATTGAGGCGTCTATAATCAATACAGAATGTCTATTCTGTAACAGTCCTCGTAGGTATGAGTTCATTATTTTCATTCTTTAtaactgtcatacctcctttcttTGGTACTATCTGAACTGGACTTACCCAAGGGCTATCTGCAATTGGGTAAATAATACATGCCGCTAGAAGCTTGACAATCTCCTTTTTCACCACTTCCTGCATTGTAGGATTTAATCTCCTTTGGGGTTGGATTATTGGCTTGTAGCTATCTTCCATGAGGATTTTATGCGTACAAATTGCTGGACTAATCCGTTTGATATCCTCTATAGTCCACCCTAAGGCTCCTTTGTGTGCTTTTAAGACCTGAATTAGTCTTTCTTCCTGTTCTacagtcaaagaaaatgaaataattACTGGAAATAGTTCTTGCTCAAGataaacatattttaaatgaaaGGGAAGAACTTTGAGTTCAATTTTTGGTTTAACTTCTTCTGATTGCATCTCCTTATCCTCCGAATCTTTTTCCAGTATTTTAGCTTCTCTCCTAATTGTGGGATCATCATCTTGTACGGTGCCTGATTCGGTCAAACATATTTCATTGAGTCTGAAATTAATTGATCATCTTTGAATTCATCTGCAAGATCACTAATCATGTCAATAGA from Nicotiana sylvestris chromosome 12, ASM39365v2, whole genome shotgun sequence encodes the following:
- the LOC104231532 gene encoding UDP-URONIC ACID TRANSPORTER 1-like, with translation MSAAQSEKQTLFIASLIIFWYSSNIGVLLLNKLLLSNYGFSFPIFLTMCHMSACAVLSYVSIIFLKIVPFQRIKSRSQFFRIATLSIVFCGSVVGGNISLRYLAVSFNQAVGATTPFFTALFAYLITHKKESWITYGCLVPVVGGVVIASGGEPSFHLYGFIMCISATAARAFKSVLQGVLLSNEGEKLNSMNLLLYMSPIAVLVLLPATLVMEPNVIDVTITLAATQRYLVLLVLINSAMAYAANLLNFLVTKHTSALTLQVLGNAKGAVAVVISILLFRNPVTFIGIAGYAMTVMGVVAYGESKRRHK